The Methanocalculus alkaliphilus region GACAGGAAAAACCTCCAGGCGATATGCTGGTCTATTGAAAACTACCATCGTGCTCTGAAAGAGCTATGTTGCGTAGAAGATTGTAAAGTTCGAAAGGCAGCTGGGCAGAAAAATCACATTAATTGCTCGATTCGGGCATATATCCGGTTAGAGGCTGTAAATCAACAGCAAGACATCACAATCTATCAGGCAAAATGGGAGATCCAGTCTAATGCTATCGCCGACTACCTAAAGGATCCAAAGTATGCGCTCTAAATTTTTTTCGGAGGGTTATGCGTAAGTCCTATTCCAGTAATAGGGTGTATACCCACGCCTCCGCAATTCTATATAGACGAGATTCTCGGCACATCGCCCGGCATCTTTCGAAAATGAGAAAGAGACTGCGTTTCTGAGTCCGTTATCGATACAATAGATTTTCTTGTTGTTTCGTGCCTGCACATTCAGCGAGTAGCTGAAGTACTGAACCTCAAAGAGGATCTGTGCCATCTCTGCATATCGTATATATTCCTTGATCGTCTCCGGATCAACACCGAGGAGATCAACCAGTTTTCGGTACGAGTATGGTGATGTGAAATTCGTCATCAGGTACGCCAGAAGATCACCCAATGCCCGCTGGTTTCTCACATCATTCTCCCGGATGATATCACGGTAGACGATACTGTCATAGTACGCCCTGAGCTGATCCTCCCTGACCGAATCGTTCTTCCGAAGGGCTGTCTGCGGAAAACCACCTTCATAGAGATATCTATGGAAAAGCTCCAAAATCTCATATTTTTTACTGGCGAGCAGGACAGGATCGGCTATCCCGTCAATTCCGTGAAAGAGGAGATACTCTGAGAAATCAAGTGGATAGACCTGGAGAGAGAGGTATCTGCCACTGATCAGCTGTGAGACCTGTGAGTCGAGGAGATAGGAGGAGGAGCCCGATATAGCCAGCCTGAACTGTTTCCGATCATAGACAGCCTTGATCCACCGCTCCCATCCGGGGATTGTCTGAATCTCATCAAAGACGAGGGTCGCACCCTCTCTGCTGTATACCTCTCTCCTATAGGTATCGAGTACCTGATCAAGCGGATTCTCAAGCTGTGTGATCGCAGGCTCATCACAATTGACAAAGAGGATCGAACGTGGATCTACACCCCTTTCATTGATCATGTCCTGAACCATCTGCATGAGGAGGGTGGTCTTGCCTGAGCGCCGCACCCCGTTCAGGACCACGATCTCCCCGGAGTCGTGATAGGCCCGAATCTTTTTGAAGTAGCGTTCACGGCAGATACCCGCCAGAGCTGAGAAGTCCCGCCCGCTCCACCACGGATTTTGAGCGACAAGGATATCGAGGAGCGGAGGAATGCCCAAGGGTGGAGGGGAGCCCGGAGATCTATGAGAGCCGGGGTTCCCGGAGGAGTCGGAGTGTGGAGGGGGGGAAGGCATGATATTTTGATTGGTTATATCCCTGCATAAAGATATGTTTTCGATGGGTTATAACCCGTCAAAAATTGGTATCTTTGAGGGGTTATAGTCCTGCTAAACTATTGAGCTCTCTGTTAATTCAAAGAATTGAAAAGGCGAATTGAACGAGGGGGAATCGATGAAATTGAGATTGCTTTTAAAGAATCCTTTTGTTGCTTTCGAGTAATCCACTCAGGTATCTGTGATTAACCACTCCTTCCTCCTCCCAACCCATTTTCACGATCTTTATCACACCAGCCATTCCTAATTAACATAAAGCCAATAAATCAAACTGTTTTCACAACCGCTCCCCCGGAGGACACACCCCATGGATCTCACCGAACACCAGACCCGCAAGCAGCTGATCGATCCCCTCTTACATGCTGCCGGGTGGGATGTGGTGCCATACAGGGAGGGGATACCCCTCGACCAGTACACCCGGTCTGCCATTGAAGAGTATCCGACGAAAAACGGTCCTGCCGACTACGCCCTCGCTCTCGATGGCGAGATCCTCGGCATCGTCGAGGCGAAGCGGCTGACGCTCGGGCCGCAGAATGTCCTCGCCCAGACAGAGCGGTATGCAGCCGGGGGTACAATATTACATAAAATTAGAGAGCAGAACTCGGTCCAGATGAATAAGAGATGATTCCAATGTCCGACAGTGACAAGAACCTGATGCGAATCTACAATCCGGTAGCGGCAAATAATATGAAGTCCGCCAGAGATCCAGAAATATGCGCAGAAAGGGCAGATAACCGGGTTGTGGGGCGCATCGTGAAAAAACCAGCGTGATAATTACAGGAGGC contains the following coding sequences:
- a CDS encoding ATP-binding protein; this translates as MGIPPLLDILVAQNPWWSGRDFSALAGICRERYFKKIRAYHDSGEIVVLNGVRRSGKTTLLMQMVQDMINERGVDPRSILFVNCDEPAITQLENPLDQVLDTYRREVYSREGATLVFDEIQTIPGWERWIKAVYDRKQFRLAISGSSSYLLDSQVSQLISGRYLSLQVYPLDFSEYLLFHGIDGIADPVLLASKKYEILELFHRYLYEGGFPQTALRKNDSVREDQLRAYYDSIVYRDIIRENDVRNQRALGDLLAYLMTNFTSPYSYRKLVDLLGVDPETIKEYIRYAEMAQILFEVQYFSYSLNVQARNNKKIYCIDNGLRNAVSFSFSKDAGRCAENLVYIELRRRGYTPYYWNRTYA